A region from the Nostoc sp. HK-01 genome encodes:
- a CDS encoding urease, beta subunit UreB, which yields MKPGEIIPAAGEIELNVGRPIIKLLVANTGDRPIQVGSHFHFYEVNNALNFDREQARGMRLDIPAGTAVRFEPGDEKEVILIPLVGSRQVYGFNGKINGNL from the coding sequence ATGAAACCAGGGGAAATTATTCCAGCCGCAGGGGAAATAGAATTAAATGTGGGTCGTCCTATTATTAAATTGCTAGTTGCAAATACAGGCGATCGCCCTATTCAAGTTGGTTCCCATTTTCACTTTTATGAAGTTAATAATGCTTTAAATTTTGATAGAGAACAAGCGCGGGGGATGCGTCTAGATATTCCCGCCGGGACAGCAGTTCGCTTTGAACCAGGGGATGAAAAGGAGGTTATATTAATTCCTTTGGTTGGGAGTCGTCAAGTTTATGGGTTTAATGGCAAAATCAACGGGAATCTTTAA
- a CDS encoding urease, gamma subunit UreA, producing MQLTPQEKDKLLIFTAALLAERRKERGLKLNYPEAVAYISAAILEGARDGHTVAELMSYGTTLLTRDEVMEGVPEMVHEVQVEATFPDGTKLVTVHNPIR from the coding sequence ATGCAACTTACGCCGCAGGAAAAAGATAAATTATTAATTTTTACTGCTGCTTTATTAGCGGAGAGACGAAAAGAAAGAGGTTTGAAACTAAATTATCCCGAAGCAGTGGCTTACATTTCTGCTGCGATTTTAGAAGGTGCAAGAGATGGACATACTGTTGCAGAATTGATGAGTTACGGCACAACTTTATTAACAAGAGATGAGGTGATGGAAGGTGTACCAGAAATGGTGCATGAAGTTCAAGTAGAAGCAACATTTCCTGATGGTACTAAGTTAGTTACAGTGCATAATCCAATTCGTTAA
- a CDS encoding FHA modulated glycosyl transferase/transpeptidase: protein MSSPQPPQKPQTILGQLTQAVHTIQARVDFSKLALKPNAKVPELWVQDAGADKAEVYPLLGDRYILGRSSKSCDIVVRNPVVSQIHLSLSRDSTQRKPIFVIRDENSTNGIYLGKRRLPSLELRHGDIITLGPPELAASVRLQYVDPPAWYLKAATWAGYGVGGATALLALVIGVEWLKFSVRPLPTATRAPVIVYARDGSTPLREPRTTAHVDKKRLQDFGPYLANAVVASEDSRYYWHVGVDPLGILRAVLINSRSGDLQQGASTVTQQVARSLFRDYVGSQDSLGRKLREAIVALKLETFYSKDDILLTYLNRVFLGGDTSGFEDAAQFYFEKSAQELTLAEAATLVGILPAPNAFDFCGDGPNKLEAADYRNRVIKRMVEIGKISQEDANRARRSTVQVSPKVCEQQAKTIAPYFYSYVFQELESILGAGAAREGNYIIETQLDQSIQSQAEASLKNSVSNDGSNFRFSQGAIVTLDSKTGSILAMVGGTDYRKSQFNRAVQAKRQPGSTFKIFAYTAAIQQGISPYKTYSCAPFPWQGFTYKPCRAGADVSLDIATGLALSENPIALRVAREVGLNKVVAMAQKLGVKSQLDPVPGLVLGQSVVNVLEMTGAFGAIGNQGVWNPPHAISRILDSGDCKDRKDLKSCRVIYSFEQDREANKRVLSTEVADEMTTLMRGVVSRGTGRSAAIGLGEAGKTGTTDKNVDLWFIGFIPSRRLVTGVWLGNDNNSPTSGSSAQAAQLWGRYMGRIAR, encoded by the coding sequence ATGAGTTCCCCCCAACCTCCCCAAAAGCCACAAACTATACTTGGTCAACTGACTCAAGCAGTACATACAATTCAAGCTAGGGTCGATTTTTCCAAGCTGGCGCTCAAGCCCAACGCCAAAGTACCGGAACTTTGGGTACAGGATGCAGGGGCGGATAAGGCGGAGGTCTATCCATTGTTAGGCGATCGCTATATCCTAGGACGCAGTTCTAAATCTTGCGATATAGTCGTTCGCAACCCAGTTGTCAGCCAAATTCATCTGTCTTTGTCGCGGGACTCTACCCAACGCAAACCCATTTTCGTGATTCGAGATGAAAACTCGACCAATGGTATTTATCTGGGGAAACGGCGGTTGCCTTCTTTAGAACTGCGACATGGCGATATTATCACTCTAGGCCCACCAGAACTGGCTGCATCAGTCCGATTACAATATGTTGACCCGCCAGCATGGTATCTTAAAGCTGCAACCTGGGCAGGTTATGGCGTTGGTGGTGCAACTGCGTTGTTAGCATTAGTGATTGGTGTGGAATGGCTGAAGTTTTCTGTTCGACCCTTACCCACAGCAACTCGCGCCCCAGTCATCGTTTACGCTCGTGATGGCTCAACTCCCTTACGTGAACCACGCACCACAGCCCACGTAGACAAGAAACGCTTACAAGATTTTGGCCCTTATTTAGCTAACGCCGTAGTTGCTTCAGAAGATAGTCGTTACTACTGGCACGTTGGTGTAGACCCCTTGGGAATTTTGCGTGCGGTGTTAATTAATAGCCGCAGTGGAGATTTACAGCAAGGAGCCAGTACAGTTACCCAACAAGTCGCCCGCAGTTTGTTCCGCGATTATGTTGGTTCCCAAGACTCTCTCGGCCGCAAATTGCGTGAGGCAATTGTAGCTCTCAAGCTAGAAACGTTTTATAGCAAAGATGACATTTTGCTGACTTATTTAAATCGGGTGTTTTTGGGGGGAGACACTTCTGGTTTTGAAGATGCAGCACAGTTTTATTTTGAAAAGTCAGCGCAAGAACTAACTCTCGCAGAAGCCGCTACATTAGTGGGAATTCTGCCTGCTCCCAATGCTTTTGATTTTTGTGGCGATGGCCCCAATAAACTAGAAGCGGCTGATTATCGCAATCGCGTAATTAAGCGAATGGTGGAAATAGGCAAAATCTCCCAAGAAGATGCAAACCGGGCGAGACGTTCCACAGTTCAAGTCAGCCCCAAAGTTTGCGAACAGCAAGCCAAAACAATAGCACCCTATTTTTATAGTTATGTCTTTCAAGAACTGGAATCAATCTTGGGAGCAGGTGCAGCCAGAGAAGGCAACTACATCATTGAAACTCAGTTAGATCAATCAATTCAATCTCAAGCGGAAGCCTCATTAAAAAATTCTGTGAGTAATGATGGCTCAAACTTTCGTTTTTCCCAAGGAGCGATCGTTACCTTAGACTCCAAAACAGGTAGTATTTTGGCAATGGTCGGCGGTACTGATTATCGCAAAAGCCAATTCAATCGTGCTGTCCAAGCCAAAAGACAACCAGGTTCTACATTTAAAATCTTTGCTTACACAGCAGCCATTCAACAAGGAATATCACCTTACAAAACTTATTCTTGCGCCCCTTTTCCTTGGCAGGGTTTTACTTATAAACCTTGTCGTGCTGGTGCAGATGTCAGCTTAGATATTGCTACAGGTCTGGCTCTTTCCGAAAACCCCATTGCGCTTAGAGTCGCCCGCGAAGTCGGTTTGAATAAAGTTGTAGCAATGGCGCAGAAATTGGGGGTAAAGTCACAGCTTGATCCGGTTCCTGGTTTGGTATTGGGTCAAAGTGTGGTAAATGTTTTAGAAATGACAGGGGCGTTTGGCGCTATTGGCAATCAAGGTGTGTGGAATCCACCTCATGCTATTAGCCGAATTCTAGACAGTGGCGATTGTAAGGATCGTAAAGATTTAAAAAGCTGCCGTGTCATCTATTCTTTTGAGCAAGACCGCGAGGCTAACAAGCGAGTTCTCTCTACAGAGGTAGCCGATGAAATGACTACCTTAATGCGGGGAGTAGTTTCTAGAGGTACTGGTCGTAGTGCAGCTATTGGTTTGGGAGAAGCTGGTAAAACAGGCACAACTGATAAAAACGTAGATTTATGGTTTATTGGCTTTATTCCTAGCCGCAGACTGGTGACAGGTGTCTGGTTAGGCAATGATAATAATTCCCCCACTTCTGGTAGCAGCGCCCAAGCGGCTCAACTGTGGGGGAGATATATGGGTAGAATTGCCAGGTAA
- a CDS encoding Fis family transcriptional regulator — MVEPLTAAVIVSLFFSEAIKESGQALGKGAADTFAKLVDTIREKFQANSIDGILTQAQNQPTDTNKTILQSVLQTQMDADAEFANKLRELVEQLKSQDATIRQVVLSDIEITEGLTVKDLTQTVAGDGSVEQVNVKGAKAANIDVSNLNQDVKR, encoded by the coding sequence ATGGTAGAACCTTTAACAGCAGCAGTGATTGTCTCTCTATTTTTCTCGGAAGCAATCAAAGAAAGTGGTCAAGCTTTAGGTAAAGGTGCGGCTGATACATTTGCGAAACTAGTGGACACCATTCGGGAAAAGTTTCAAGCGAATAGCATAGATGGAATATTAACACAAGCACAAAATCAACCAACAGACACAAATAAAACAATTCTTCAAAGTGTCCTGCAAACTCAGATGGATGCAGATGCAGAATTTGCCAATAAATTGAGAGAACTAGTTGAGCAGCTAAAGTCACAAGATGCAACTATCCGTCAAGTAGTTTTGAGTGATATTGAAATAACAGAGGGTTTAACAGTAAAAGATTTGACTCAAACAGTTGCGGGGGATGGTTCTGTTGAGCAAGTAAACGTTAAAGGAGCGAAAGCTGCAAACATTGATGTGAGTAATTTAAACCAAGACGTTAAAAGATAA
- a CDS encoding 6-phosphofructokinase has translation MGKSKRIGILTSGGDCSGLNAVIRAVVHCANGKGWEVLGIRQATLGLMAQPPQVTKLEIDQVDPLLTSGGTMLGTTNKGDPFAFPMPDGSLCDRSSEIIAGYHQLDLDALIGIGGDGSLAILRRLAQQGGINLVGIPKTIDNDIGITEHAIGFDTAVNIATEALDKLHFTAASHSRVMILEVMGRDAGHIALAAGIAGGADVILIPEILYSIDDICYHIKNRQEEGKNYCLIIVSEAVRTQEGEIRTLTNRLGQSRYGGIGEYLADQISDRIGAETRVTVLGHIQRGGTASPLDRLVASAFGVAAVNLIEEGKYDYMVAWQNRQVITVPIEEAIAQYKAVNPEDALVKTARGLGIYLGE, from the coding sequence ATGGGTAAAAGTAAGCGTATAGGCATTCTTACCAGTGGCGGAGATTGCTCTGGTTTGAATGCAGTTATCAGAGCCGTTGTTCATTGTGCTAATGGTAAAGGTTGGGAAGTCTTAGGCATTCGGCAAGCAACTCTAGGATTAATGGCACAGCCGCCACAAGTTACTAAATTAGAAATCGACCAAGTTGATCCGTTATTAACCTCTGGTGGCACAATGTTAGGAACTACTAATAAAGGTGATCCTTTTGCTTTTCCTATGCCTGATGGTAGTTTATGCGATCGCTCATCAGAAATTATTGCAGGCTATCATCAATTAGATTTAGATGCGTTGATTGGCATTGGTGGGGATGGTAGTTTAGCAATTCTGCGTCGCCTTGCACAACAAGGCGGGATTAACTTAGTCGGTATCCCGAAGACTATTGATAATGATATCGGCATTACTGAACACGCCATTGGATTTGATACCGCTGTCAATATTGCTACAGAAGCACTGGATAAATTACATTTCACCGCCGCTTCTCATAGTCGAGTCATGATATTAGAAGTCATGGGTCGTGATGCCGGACACATCGCTTTAGCTGCGGGAATTGCCGGGGGTGCAGATGTGATTTTAATTCCCGAAATCCTCTACAGTATAGATGACATTTGCTACCACATTAAAAACCGTCAAGAGGAAGGCAAAAACTATTGTTTAATTATTGTCTCCGAAGCAGTGCGAACTCAAGAAGGCGAAATTCGCACCTTAACTAATCGTTTGGGTCAATCAAGATATGGCGGAATTGGGGAATATCTAGCCGATCAAATTAGCGATCGCATTGGTGCAGAAACACGAGTCACAGTCTTAGGACACATCCAACGCGGTGGTACAGCTTCACCTCTAGACCGATTAGTCGCCTCTGCTTTTGGCGTAGCCGCCGTCAATCTGATTGAGGAAGGTAAATACGATTACATGGTTGCTTGGCAAAATCGCCAAGTGATCACTGTACCAATAGAAGAAGCGATCGCTCAGTACAAAGCCGTCAACCCAGAAGATGCTTTGGTGAAAACGGCTCGTGGTTTAGGTATTTATTTAGGAGAATAG
- a CDS encoding urease alpha subunit, with protein MSYKMSRRAYAETYGPTVGDRIRLADTELFIEVEQDFTTYGDEVKFGGGKVIRDGMGQSPISNADGAVDLVITNALILDWWGVVKADIGIKDGKIFKIGKAGNPYIQDNVDIIIGPGTEALAGEGMILTAGGIDSHIHFICPQQIEVAIASGITTMIGGGTGPATGTNATTCTPGPWNIYRMLQAADAFPVNLGFLGKGNASQPQALAEQVQAGAMGLKLHEDWGTTPAAIDTCLSVADEYDVQVAIHTDTLNEAGFVEDTIAAFKNRAIHTYHTEGAGGGHAPDIIKVCGQANVLPSSTNPTRPYTLNTLDEHLDMLMVCHHLDPSIPEDVAFAESRIRRETIAAEDILHDLGAFSMISSDSQAMGRVGEVIIRTWQTAHKMKVQRGSLEGDSQADNLRAKRYVAKYTINPAITHGIADFVGSVEAGKLADLCLWRPAFFGVKPEIVIKGGMIAWAQMGDANASIPTPQPVHTQPMFGSFAGARHATSLTFVSQAALEREIPSQLQLQKPAVAVTGTRQLSKGDLKLNDALPQIEVDPETYEVRADGELLTCEPATVLPMAQRYFLF; from the coding sequence ATGTCATACAAAATGTCTCGCCGCGCCTACGCAGAAACCTACGGCCCGACAGTAGGCGATCGCATCCGTCTTGCTGATACAGAATTATTTATCGAAGTAGAACAAGACTTTACTACCTACGGTGATGAAGTGAAATTTGGCGGTGGTAAAGTTATTCGTGATGGGATGGGACAATCCCCCATTTCTAACGCCGATGGTGCAGTCGATTTAGTTATTACTAATGCCTTGATTCTCGATTGGTGGGGAGTAGTTAAAGCAGACATCGGTATTAAAGATGGCAAAATATTTAAAATTGGTAAGGCGGGTAATCCTTATATTCAAGACAACGTAGATATTATTATTGGCCCTGGAACCGAAGCCTTAGCTGGGGAAGGAATGATTCTTACTGCTGGCGGGATTGATAGCCATATTCATTTTATATGTCCCCAACAAATTGAAGTGGCGATCGCCTCTGGAATCACAACCATGATTGGTGGCGGAACTGGGCCAGCTACGGGAACCAACGCCACCACTTGCACCCCCGGCCCTTGGAACATTTACCGGATGTTACAAGCTGCTGATGCTTTTCCTGTCAACTTAGGTTTTCTAGGTAAAGGTAATGCTAGTCAACCCCAAGCACTAGCAGAACAAGTCCAAGCAGGTGCAATGGGTTTAAAACTACATGAAGACTGGGGGACGACACCCGCTGCGATTGATACTTGTTTGAGTGTGGCTGATGAATACGATGTGCAAGTAGCCATCCACACCGATACTCTCAACGAAGCTGGGTTTGTGGAAGATACTATCGCCGCTTTCAAAAACCGCGCTATACACACATACCACACGGAAGGCGCAGGGGGTGGACATGCACCAGATATTATTAAAGTCTGCGGTCAAGCTAATGTTTTACCATCTTCTACCAATCCCACCCGTCCCTACACCCTCAACACCTTAGACGAACATCTTGATATGCTGATGGTATGTCATCACCTCGACCCATCCATTCCCGAAGATGTGGCTTTTGCAGAGTCTCGGATACGTCGAGAAACCATCGCCGCTGAAGATATTTTGCATGACTTAGGCGCGTTTAGTATGATTTCTTCTGACTCCCAAGCAATGGGGAGAGTGGGTGAGGTGATAATTCGCACATGGCAAACAGCCCACAAAATGAAGGTACAACGAGGAAGTCTTGAGGGAGACAGTCAAGCCGACAATTTACGTGCAAAAAGATATGTTGCTAAGTATACTATTAACCCAGCAATTACACATGGTATTGCCGATTTTGTCGGTTCTGTAGAAGCAGGGAAACTTGCAGACTTATGCTTGTGGCGACCTGCGTTTTTTGGTGTCAAACCAGAGATAGTAATTAAAGGTGGGATGATTGCTTGGGCGCAAATGGGTGATGCTAACGCCAGTATTCCCACACCGCAACCAGTACATACACAGCCGATGTTTGGTAGTTTTGCTGGTGCTAGACATGCTACATCCTTAACTTTTGTTTCCCAAGCAGCTTTAGAAAGAGAAATTCCTAGTCAGTTGCAATTACAAAAACCAGCTGTTGCTGTTACCGGAACACGTCAGTTGAGTAAAGGCGACTTGAAGCTAAATGATGCGTTACCGCAAATAGAAGTAGATCCTGAAACTTACGAAGTGAGAGCCGATGGAGAATTGCTAACTTGTGAACCTGCAACAGTTTTACCAATGGCGCAGCGTTATTTTTTATTTTGA
- a CDS encoding NB-ARC domain-containing protein, protein MTNEPDSEVVQVKLENLQVGGNITIKDITQIYQTVNNLDNIPKPTGFPQNIPKSNTDKFVGREGKLKRLYQQLQRNDEVVIASVEGMGGVGKTELAIQYSLLHLQLQSYPGGICWLQGRTEDIGLQITQFARTDLGLPIPDDLELPERVRWCWQHWREGNTLIVLDDVTNYGEIKPYLPPQPSQFKVIITTRLKLDLAGSLFLEVLQESDALLLLNQLIGEDKVKQESAKVQELCQRLGYLPLALQLVGRYVKKRKINLAEMLRRLEEKGLAHPSLVVDENDPTWTLDVKRGVAAAFELSWSELSEPAQELGCLLSLFALAPIPWNLVESAAKEKDVEALEDTRVELENLHLIQGEDSYQLHQLIREFFRGKQNNLAVADEQKYNYCASMVEVAQAIPQTTTLQDITKFTPVIPHLAEVATFYQNWLSDEDLIVPFLGLVQFYEGQGAYAQALPWGEQCVSVAKERLGEQHPDVAGSYNNLAYLYKSQGRYSEAEPLYQKALQLKQQLLGEAHPSVATSYNNLATLYDSQGRYSEAEPLYQKALQLRQQLLGEQHPDVTQSYNNLAYLYQSQGRYSEAEPLYQKALQLRQQLLGEQHPSVASSYNNLAGLYDFQGRYSEAESLYQKALQLRQQLLGEQHPSVAQSYNNLALLYDAQGRYSEAEPLLQKALQLSKQLLGEQHPNVALVYNNLAYLYQSQGRYSEAEPLHQKALQLRQQLLGEAHPDVASSYNNLALLYYSQGRYSEAEPLYQKALQIAERSLGISHPNTITFRENLAICQQEWHK, encoded by the coding sequence ATGACTAACGAGCCAGACTCTGAAGTTGTACAAGTAAAACTTGAAAATTTACAAGTCGGTGGCAATATTACAATCAAAGATATTACCCAGATTTACCAAACAGTTAATAATTTAGATAATATTCCTAAACCCACTGGATTTCCGCAAAACATTCCTAAAAGTAACACAGATAAATTTGTCGGAAGAGAGGGAAAATTAAAACGTCTCTATCAACAGTTGCAACGTAATGATGAAGTAGTCATTGCATCTGTTGAAGGTATGGGAGGTGTGGGAAAAACTGAATTAGCAATTCAGTATTCGCTGCTGCATTTACAATTACAGAGTTACCCTGGTGGGATTTGTTGGCTACAAGGAAGAACAGAAGATATTGGTTTGCAAATAACACAATTTGCCAGAACAGATTTAGGTTTGCCAATTCCTGATGATTTAGAGTTACCGGAACGAGTGCGTTGGTGTTGGCAACATTGGCGAGAGGGAAATACCCTCATAGTTTTAGATGATGTGACAAATTATGGTGAGATAAAACCCTACCTACCACCTCAACCATCTCAGTTTAAGGTAATTATTACCACACGACTCAAGTTAGATTTAGCTGGTTCTTTATTTCTGGAAGTTTTACAAGAAAGCGATGCGCTGTTATTACTCAATCAATTAATTGGGGAAGATAAAGTAAAGCAAGAATCCGCAAAGGTTCAAGAACTGTGTCAGCGGTTAGGTTATTTGCCCCTAGCATTGCAATTAGTGGGAAGGTATGTAAAAAAACGCAAGATAAATTTAGCGGAGATGTTGCGACGGCTAGAAGAAAAAGGATTAGCTCATCCTTCTTTAGTAGTAGATGAAAATGACCCGACTTGGACACTTGATGTAAAACGAGGAGTAGCCGCAGCTTTTGAATTGAGTTGGTCAGAATTAAGTGAACCTGCTCAAGAGTTAGGTTGTTTACTCAGTTTGTTTGCTTTGGCTCCAATTCCTTGGAATTTGGTGGAAAGTGCGGCAAAAGAGAAAGATGTTGAAGCATTGGAAGATACAAGAGTTGAACTAGAAAATTTGCACTTAATCCAAGGTGAAGATAGTTATCAATTACATCAACTGATTCGAGAGTTTTTTAGAGGTAAGCAGAATAACTTAGCTGTTGCTGATGAGCAAAAATATAATTACTGTGCGTCGATGGTAGAAGTAGCGCAAGCAATTCCTCAAACAACTACTTTGCAAGATATTACTAAATTTACTCCCGTTATTCCCCACCTTGCGGAAGTTGCCACTTTTTACCAGAATTGGTTAAGCGATGAAGATTTAATTGTGCCGTTTCTTGGCTTAGTTCAATTTTATGAAGGTCAAGGAGCTTATGCCCAAGCGTTACCTTGGGGAGAGCAATGTGTATCAGTGGCAAAAGAGCGTTTGGGAGAACAACATCCTGATGTCGCCGGCAGTTACAATAATTTGGCATATCTCTACAAATCCCAAGGCAGGTACAGCGAAGCCGAACCACTGTACCAAAAGGCTTTGCAACTAAAGCAACAACTGCTGGGAGAAGCACATCCATCTGTCGCCACCAGTTACAATAATTTGGCAACACTCTACGATTCTCAAGGCAGGTACAGCGAAGCCGAACCACTTTACCAGAAAGCTTTGCAACTGCGGCAACAACTGCTGGGAGAACAACATCCAGATGTCACCCAAAGTTACAATAATTTGGCATATCTCTACCAATCCCAAGGCAGGTACAGCGAAGCCGAACCACTTTACCAGAAAGCTTTGCAACTGCGGCAACAACTGCTGGGAGAACAACATCCATCTGTCGCCAGTAGTTACAATAATTTGGCTGGACTCTACGATTTTCAAGGCAGGTACAGCGAAGCCGAATCACTTTACCAGAAAGCTTTGCAACTGCGGCAACAACTGCTGGGAGAACAACATCCATCTGTCGCCCAAAGTTACAATAATTTAGCTCTACTCTATGATGCCCAAGGCAGGTACAGCGAAGCCGAACCACTGTTACAGAAGGCTTTGCAACTAAGCAAACAACTGCTGGGAGAACAACATCCTAATGTCGCCCTCGTTTACAATAATTTGGCATATCTCTACCAATCCCAAGGCAGGTACAGCGAAGCCGAGCCACTGCACCAAAAGGCTTTGCAACTGCGGCAACAACTGCTGGGAGAAGCACATCCTGATGTCGCCAGCAGTTACAATAATTTGGCATTACTCTACTATTCCCAAGGCAGGTACAGCGAAGCCGAACCACTGTACCAGAAAGCTTTGCAAATTGCGGAACGCAGTTTAGGGATAAGTCATCCTAACACAATTACTTTTCGTGAAAATCTGGCTATTTGTCAGCAAGAATGGCACAAGTAA
- a CDS encoding urease accessory protein D: MIDNLQTAVAWHGKLNLVYADHLNSTQLIYNHHQAPLKVQRPFYPEGEKVCHSVILHTAGGVVGGDRLSSHFHLQPNAQALITTAAASKIYRSNGLQARQTIDIQIDAGACLELLPQETILFNGADYRQDLRVELATGASFLGWEITRCGRSARGEKFLQGKWRSHTEIWQQGVPLWIDRQFLPGSAEIFHSPHGLFGQPIVGSLIWISQPVSAEIVAKVRSSFTLHSLTQDSGLRTQHSIGVTQLEHGLLCRYRGASTSEVRNWFTAVWQILRTSFLSRNICIPRVWQI, translated from the coding sequence ATGATTGATAACCTACAAACAGCAGTGGCTTGGCATGGCAAACTCAACTTAGTCTACGCCGATCACCTAAATTCCACTCAACTAATTTACAATCATCATCAAGCACCGCTAAAAGTGCAACGACCGTTTTACCCAGAAGGCGAAAAAGTCTGTCATAGCGTTATTTTACATACAGCCGGGGGAGTTGTGGGCGGCGATCGCTTATCATCTCATTTTCACCTCCAACCGAACGCCCAAGCTTTAATTACTACAGCCGCAGCCAGTAAAATATACCGTAGTAATGGCTTGCAAGCTAGACAAACCATCGATATTCAAATTGATGCGGGTGCTTGTTTAGAATTATTACCGCAAGAAACAATTTTATTTAACGGTGCAGATTATCGCCAAGACTTACGAGTAGAATTAGCCACTGGAGCCAGTTTTTTAGGGTGGGAAATTACTCGCTGTGGTCGTAGTGCTAGAGGAGAGAAATTTTTACAAGGAAAATGGCGATCGCATACGGAAATTTGGCAACAAGGTGTTCCATTATGGATAGACCGTCAATTTTTACCGGGTAGCGCAGAAATCTTTCACAGTCCACATGGTTTATTTGGACAACCCATCGTCGGTAGCTTAATTTGGATTAGTCAACCAGTTTCGGCCGAAATTGTCGCCAAAGTCCGTTCTTCCTTCACTCTCCACTCCCTTACTCAGGACTCAGGACTCAGGACTCAGCACTCCATCGGCGTGACACAACTAGAACATGGACTTTTGTGTAGATATCGCGGCGCTTCCACATCAGAAGTGAGAAACTGGTTTACGGCTGTTTGGCAGATATTAAGAACATCTTTTTTGAGTCGTAATATCTGTATACCAAGAGTTTGGCAGATTTAA